A single region of the Ictalurus punctatus breed USDA103 chromosome 26, Coco_2.0, whole genome shotgun sequence genome encodes:
- the zgc:175214 gene encoding uncharacterized protein LOC100528691 (The RefSeq protein has 1 substitution compared to this genomic sequence), giving the protein MQPFQWCNGCLCGVGLQRSHCDMSSEDLYHLPLNVYAIVLGIGLFIFMLSVIFCCYLFRLKQQDTRQQYSYNEVVLKGAGKKLSLLGQPCAVCLEEFKARDELGVCPCSHTFHKKCLLKWLEIRSVCPMCNKPIIRLHNTPRGTEGPQDPEEV; this is encoded by the exons ATGCAGCCATTCCAATGGTGTAACG GCTGCCTTTGTGGAGTAGGACTGCAGCGTTCACACTGCGATATGTCGTCGGAAGATCTGTACCATTTGCCGCTCAACGTCTATGTCATCGTGCTGGGCATTGGCTTATTCATCTTTATGCTCAGTGTCATCTTCTGTTGCTACTTGTTCAG GTTGAAGCAACAAGACACAAGACAACAATACAGCTACAATGAG GTGGTGCTGAAAGGGGCAGGGAAGAAGCTGAGCCTACTTGGA CAACCGTGTGCAGTCTGTCTGGAGGAATTTAAAGCCCGGGATGAGCTGGGCGTGTGTCCATGCTCGCACACCTTCCATAAGAA GTGCCTGTTGAAATGGCTGGAGATTCGCAGTGTTTGCCCCATGTGCAACAAGCCCATCATACGACTGCACAACACACCCCGTGGAACAGAGGGGCCACAAGACCCTGAGGAGGTGTGA
- the zgc:175214 gene encoding uncharacterized protein LOC100528691 isoform X1: MQPFQWCNGCLCGVGLQRSHCDMSSEDLYHLPLNVYVIVLGIGLFIFMLSVIFCCYLFRLKQQDTRQQYSYNEVVLKGAGKKLSLLGVRVQALICNRVQSVWRNLKPGMSWACVHARTPSIRSAC; the protein is encoded by the exons ATGCAGCCATTCCAATGGTGTAACG GCTGCCTTTGTGGAGTAGGACTGCAGCGTTCACACTGCGATATGTCGTCGGAAGATCTGTACCATTTGCCGCTCAACGTCTATGTCATCGTGCTGGGCATTGGCTTATTCATCTTTATGCTCAGTGTCATCTTCTGTTGCTACTTGTTCAG GTTGAAGCAACAAGACACAAGACAACAATACAGCTACAATGAG GTGGTGCTGAAAGGGGCAGGGAAGAAGCTGAGCCTACTTGGAGTACGTGTGCAAGCTCTCATTTG CAACCGTGTGCAGTCTGTCTGGAGGAATTTAAAGCCCGGGATGAGCTGGGCGTGTGTCCATGCTCGCACACCTTCCATAAGAA GTGCCTGTTGA
- the LOC108258642 gene encoding calcium homeostasis modulator protein 1, whose protein sequence is MDKFRMMFQFLQSNQESFMHGVCGLMALASAQLYSAFEFNCPCMPEYNYSYGIGVLVIPAVWFFLLGFVLNNNVSILSEEWKRPAGHRAKDPAILRYMFVSVSQRSLIAPAVWITVTLMDGKSFLCAFSVDLDVSEFVIGNFTGHNLSSEEMLMLLAKIPCKHIFDGQHIFSREAATRYIRCVSQAFGWLFLLILTLIAFTVRAMRPCFSQAVFLKTKYWSHYADLERKIFDEICAEHAKSFAKVCIHQYFESESGDMRSLHGQNGDDSKEDDDEQPKEEDKLLGIHAQEDMNKVLWNWHISKPPLSLRKPGAGDDANKKVNGSQNGVKTGYDNVTFTTDQKDYEDGHITSRNGNSYMNGNAPMNRHAWNDSPSSVKKKEWAVYYSKV, encoded by the exons ATGGATAAGTTTCGTATGATGTTCCAGTTTCTTCAGTCCAACCAAGAGTCGTTCATGCATGGTGTTTGTGGCCTTATGGCCCTGGCTAGTGCTCAACTTTACTCCGCTTTTGAGTTCAACTGCCCCTGCATGCCTGAATACAACTATTCCTATGGAATTGGTGTATTGGTAATTCCAGCTGTTTGGTTCTTTCTGCTCGGCTTTGTCCTGAACAATAACGTGTCTATACTATCCGAGGAATGGAAACGGCCTGCGGGTCACAGAGCCAAGGATCCTGCAATTTTGCGCTatatgtttgtgtctgtgtcacAGCGTTCCTTGATTGCCCCTGCAGTTTGGATTACAGTAACATTAATGGATGGGAAAAGCTTCCTTTGTGCATTTAGTGTGGACTTGGATGTGTCTGAGTTTGTTATTGGAAATTTTACTGGACATAACTTATCGTCGGAGGAGATGTTAATGCTGCTTGCCAAAATCCCTTGCAAGCACATATTTGATGGACAGCATATTTTCTCTAGAGAAGCAGCCACCAGGTATATACGATGTGTATCACAG GCATTCGGCTGGCTCTTCCTGTTAATCCTTACGCTAATTGCATTCACCGTCCGCGCCATGCGTCCCTGCTTCAGCCAAGCTGTGTTCCTCAAAACTAAATACTGGTCACACTATGCTGACCTCGAGCGCAAGATATTCGACGAGATCTGCGCGGAACATGCCAAGAGTTTTGCCAAAGTCTGCATCCATCAGTACTTTGAGAGTGAAAGTGGGGACATGCGCAGCTTACACGGCCAAAACGGGGATGACAGTAAagaggatgatgatgaacaACCTAAAGAGGAAGATAAACTGCTAGGCATTCATGCCCAGGAGGACATGAATAAAGTTTTGTGGAACTGGCATATATCTAAGCCTCCATTAAGTCTGAGAAAGCCTGGAGCCGGTGATGATGCCAACAAGAAAGTAAATGGAAGCCAAAATGGAGTGAAAACTGGCTATGACAACGTTACATTTACCACAGATCAAAAGGACTATGAGGATGGACACATCACATCCAGAAATGGAAACAGCTACATGAATGGTAACGCTCCCATGAACCGGCACGCCTGGAATGACTCCCCATCCAGCGTTAAAAAGAAAGAGTGGGCTGTATATTACAGCAAGGTCTGA